A stretch of the Halorussus lipolyticus genome encodes the following:
- a CDS encoding glycosyltransferase family 2 protein, translating into MSLQVAEGGQTAQSAEESLGNAHVVVGIPAYNEENAVGSTVLAVKRWADDVVVVDDGSTDRTPAIVEQADVTVLRHERNRGKGAAVRTLFAHAKRIDCDALVMLDADGQHDPADIPSLAEPVVEDDADMVIGSRYLDQNPGDETPIYRRVGQVVLDYCTSRVTGSDLTDTQSGFRAFSPEALDALSLTTDGMGVESEMIDSATSQGLEITERAIDARYDDLEGQTYNPIKHGLTVMLFLVRLAKRRPIPSNEN; encoded by the coding sequence ATGAGTTTACAGGTTGCGGAGGGCGGGCAAACCGCCCAGTCCGCCGAGGAGTCACTCGGCAACGCCCACGTCGTCGTCGGCATCCCCGCGTACAACGAGGAGAACGCCGTCGGCAGTACGGTCCTCGCCGTCAAGCGGTGGGCCGACGACGTGGTGGTCGTAGACGACGGAAGCACCGACCGGACGCCTGCCATCGTCGAGCAGGCCGACGTGACGGTCTTGCGACACGAGCGCAACCGGGGCAAAGGGGCGGCGGTTCGCACCTTGTTCGCCCACGCGAAGCGCATCGACTGTGACGCGCTGGTGATGCTCGACGCCGACGGCCAGCACGACCCCGCCGACATCCCGTCGCTGGCCGAACCGGTGGTCGAGGACGACGCCGACATGGTTATCGGAAGCCGATACCTCGACCAGAATCCCGGCGACGAGACGCCCATCTACCGCAGAGTCGGGCAGGTGGTCCTCGACTACTGCACCTCTCGGGTCACGGGGTCGGACCTGACCGACACCCAGAGCGGGTTCCGAGCGTTCTCCCCCGAGGCGCTCGACGCGCTCTCGCTGACCACCGACGGGATGGGCGTCGAGAGCGAGATGATAGACTCGGCCACTAGCCAAGGCCTCGAAATCACCGAGCGAGCCATCGACGCCCGGTACGACGACTTGGAAGGCCAGACGTACAACCCTATCAAGCACGGCCTGACGGTCATGCTGTTTCTCGTGCGACTCGCCAAGCGACGACCGATTCCCTCCAACGAAAACTGA